In Myxococcus stipitatus, the following are encoded in one genomic region:
- a CDS encoding biliverdin-producing heme oxygenase — protein MSAAGSLRLPRTEQSARVRRLSERDSQAESLAAPQPPSRAPLSVLLAEGTAKVHAQAERSVFLQSLFVDTWDGIYGQFVRAQHYVTYLRQLHLLYSTFENVLPRVARTALTPVLLLPELRRAAALDEDLTYFCGESRTETFACVETRLHAERLREVAEDAPHLLVGHIYARCVLDLSEAPTRARIIANAFDLEDSRGTRFHGTDTEEAFAAFRVRFLSRIDGLELEEDEAREIIQEARMAFRLHSLICDELARGATGLSPPPRGGYRGGFIVSQ, from the coding sequence GTGAGCGCCGCCGGCTCCCTGCGGCTGCCCAGGACGGAGCAGTCCGCGCGAGTGCGTCGGCTGAGTGAGCGCGACAGTCAGGCGGAGTCCCTCGCCGCGCCCCAGCCGCCGAGCCGCGCACCGTTGTCCGTGTTGCTCGCGGAGGGGACAGCGAAGGTCCATGCGCAGGCGGAGCGCTCCGTGTTCCTCCAGTCGCTCTTCGTCGACACGTGGGACGGCATCTACGGCCAGTTCGTCCGGGCGCAGCACTACGTCACGTATCTGCGCCAGTTGCACCTGCTCTACTCCACCTTCGAGAACGTGCTGCCTCGCGTGGCCCGCACCGCGCTGACGCCCGTGCTGTTGCTGCCCGAGCTGCGCCGTGCCGCCGCGCTCGACGAAGACCTGACGTACTTCTGCGGTGAGTCACGCACGGAGACCTTCGCGTGTGTGGAGACACGGCTGCATGCCGAGCGCCTGCGAGAGGTGGCCGAGGACGCACCGCACCTGCTCGTGGGCCACATCTACGCGCGCTGCGTGCTGGACCTCTCCGAAGCGCCCACGCGAGCCCGCATCATCGCCAACGCCTTTGACCTGGAAGACAGCCGAGGCACCCGGTTCCACGGGACGGACACGGAGGAGGCATTCGCTGCATTCCGCGTGAGGTTCCTCTCGCGTATCGACGGCCTGGAGCTGGAAGAAGACGAGGCGCGCGAAATCATCCAGGAGGCACGCATGGCCTTCCGGCTCCACTCGCTCATCTGCGACGAACTGGCGCGGGGCGCGACGGGGCTGAGTCCTCCGCCCCGTGGTGGCTACCGGGGTGGATTCATCGTGTCCCAGTAG
- a CDS encoding GDYXXLXY domain-containing protein, protein MMTRSALFFAGLALALLVPLGLVIQKEHVLATGESVLLELAPLDPRSLMQGDYMVLDYGIARGLREQLSQGPSSGQLVLKRDPDGVGRFVRLDTPDVPLAPDELRLRYRVRAGFVRLGAESFFFQEGHAERYERARYAELRATSSGTSVLVGLRDAQRQPMGAEPPAPPPPPAP, encoded by the coding sequence ATGATGACCCGCTCGGCGCTCTTCTTCGCCGGCCTCGCGCTGGCGCTCCTCGTCCCGCTGGGCCTCGTCATCCAGAAGGAACACGTGCTCGCCACCGGCGAGAGCGTGCTGCTGGAGCTGGCCCCCTTGGACCCTCGCTCGTTGATGCAGGGCGACTACATGGTCCTGGACTATGGCATCGCCCGCGGACTCCGCGAGCAGCTCTCCCAGGGCCCCAGCTCCGGACAGCTCGTGCTGAAAAGGGACCCGGACGGCGTGGGCCGGTTCGTGCGGCTGGACACCCCCGACGTCCCCCTGGCCCCTGACGAACTCAGGCTGCGCTATCGCGTCCGCGCGGGCTTTGTCCGTCTGGGCGCCGAGTCCTTCTTCTTCCAGGAAGGCCACGCGGAGCGCTACGAACGCGCGCGCTACGCCGAGCTGCGCGCCACGTCCAGCGGCACCAGCGTCCTCGTGGGCCTTCGGGACGCGCAGCGCCAGCCCATGGGCGCCGAGCCTCCCGCTCCGCCCCCGCCTCCCGCGCCGTAA
- a CDS encoding DUF4401 domain-containing protein, with translation MSPRPSVRDVIQGLRREGQLDDVAESRAHSTLEALQRTSTASPWYVKALAGVGAWISALFVLSFFGCIGLLNEEAAFIVLGLLFCVGGTVLRRLGHGAFIEQLALASVLSGMGLVTAGVARLTEETSPTAVAAIIVGAGLIAAFPDVILRVIATLTLVGATMVLLWDTSGVLGTDIGLFACAALTHVLFIFQPRLSSGRLGEPVSSVALGLASSIPPLLLGRGAFNALDAMFRFGSHETLPPPAAGLTLALTALTLYTAWHIMKELDLEPTSGAGAGVFAALTLMALLTLHTPAVIASVGLLLCGFLRRNILVQGIAVGFLLISGSWYYYDLSLTLLAKSGTLVGSGAVLLALRWFLARRSPRAAATVEA, from the coding sequence ATGTCCCCGCGTCCATCCGTCCGAGACGTCATTCAAGGACTCCGGCGTGAAGGCCAGCTCGACGACGTCGCCGAGTCCCGAGCCCACTCCACGCTGGAGGCACTCCAACGCACCAGCACCGCCTCGCCCTGGTACGTCAAGGCGCTGGCGGGCGTCGGTGCGTGGATCTCCGCGCTCTTCGTGCTGAGCTTCTTCGGCTGTATCGGCCTCCTGAATGAAGAGGCCGCGTTCATCGTGCTGGGCCTGCTCTTCTGCGTGGGGGGCACCGTGCTCCGGCGCCTGGGCCATGGCGCCTTCATCGAGCAACTCGCGCTCGCCTCCGTGCTCTCCGGCATGGGCCTGGTGACCGCGGGCGTCGCCCGTTTGACGGAGGAGACCTCCCCCACCGCCGTCGCGGCCATCATCGTCGGCGCGGGGCTCATCGCCGCCTTTCCAGACGTAATCCTCCGCGTCATCGCCACGCTCACGCTCGTAGGCGCCACGATGGTCCTGCTGTGGGACACCTCGGGAGTCCTGGGCACGGACATCGGCCTGTTCGCATGCGCGGCGCTCACCCACGTCCTGTTCATCTTCCAGCCCCGGCTTTCCTCGGGCCGCCTGGGTGAGCCGGTGAGCTCCGTCGCCCTGGGACTCGCCAGCAGCATCCCGCCGCTGCTGCTGGGCCGGGGGGCATTCAACGCCCTGGACGCCATGTTCCGGTTCGGCAGCCACGAGACCCTGCCTCCCCCCGCCGCGGGCCTCACCCTGGCCCTCACCGCGCTCACGCTCTACACCGCGTGGCACATCATGAAGGAGCTGGACCTGGAGCCGACGAGCGGCGCTGGCGCCGGAGTCTTCGCCGCGCTCACGTTGATGGCCCTGCTCACGCTCCATACCCCCGCCGTCATCGCCTCGGTGGGGCTGCTCCTGTGCGGCTTTCTCCGCCGCAACATCCTCGTGCAGGGAATCGCGGTGGGCTTCCTCCTCATCTCGGGCAGTTGGTACTACTACGACCTGAGCCTCACCCTGCTGGCCAAGTCCGGCACACTGGTGGGCAGCGGCGCGGTCCTCCTCGCGCTCAGGTGGTTCCTCGCCCGGCGTTCCCCTCGGGCCGCGGCAACGGTGGAGGCATGA
- a CDS encoding DUF2157 domain-containing protein, whose amino-acid sequence MDFVGGHAARDGRLADWVQSPAVPKDLLDLDATPERLRELFAAGALPPAARERAMFLALGTPPAEAWRRFLSTTMLALGGMLVLSGIIYFFAYNWADLHRFAKMGLIATGIAGTALGSRRLGDKLSGQFCLLAASVLVGALLAVYGQTYQTGADAFELFAGWAALILPWVVLSRFPGLWLLLIVLVNTGVSLFYVQVLLPDPFRAFNPLQGLDWLAVVLTLINGFAWATYEHFANLRVPWLQDRSMARILAMMTAAPALGMSMALILVPNDLATPAAYLSLGLVLATLAADYALHRHLRGELFLLTLGLFCAITLITTFIGKVVVDSADDIEVALIVIPLTLVAQLALAVSYLRAQARATGASEES is encoded by the coding sequence ATGGATTTCGTCGGAGGACACGCCGCGCGCGACGGCCGCCTCGCCGATTGGGTACAGTCGCCAGCCGTGCCGAAAGACCTGCTCGACCTTGATGCGACTCCAGAGCGACTGAGGGAACTCTTCGCCGCCGGAGCGCTTCCGCCCGCCGCGCGGGAGCGCGCGATGTTCCTCGCCCTGGGGACGCCTCCCGCCGAGGCCTGGCGACGATTCCTGTCCACCACGATGCTCGCGCTCGGCGGCATGCTGGTGCTGTCCGGCATCATCTACTTCTTCGCGTACAACTGGGCCGACCTGCATCGCTTCGCGAAGATGGGCCTCATCGCCACGGGCATCGCGGGCACCGCCCTGGGCTCGCGAAGGCTGGGCGACAAGCTCTCCGGCCAGTTCTGCCTGCTCGCCGCGTCGGTCCTCGTCGGGGCGTTGCTCGCCGTCTACGGGCAGACCTACCAGACGGGCGCGGACGCATTCGAACTGTTCGCTGGATGGGCCGCCCTCATCCTCCCGTGGGTGGTGCTGTCACGCTTCCCCGGGCTCTGGCTGCTCCTCATCGTCCTCGTCAACACCGGCGTCAGCCTCTTCTACGTGCAGGTCCTGCTGCCGGACCCGTTCAGAGCCTTCAATCCCCTCCAGGGACTCGACTGGCTCGCGGTGGTCCTGACACTCATCAACGGCTTCGCCTGGGCCACCTACGAGCATTTCGCCAACCTGCGAGTCCCCTGGCTCCAGGACCGGTCGATGGCCCGCATCCTCGCGATGATGACGGCGGCGCCGGCGCTCGGCATGTCCATGGCGCTCATCCTCGTCCCGAATGACCTCGCGACCCCCGCGGCCTACCTCTCACTGGGTCTGGTGCTGGCGACCCTGGCCGCGGACTATGCGCTTCACCGGCACTTGCGCGGTGAGTTGTTCCTCCTGACCCTCGGCCTCTTCTGCGCCATCACGCTCATCACCACCTTCATCGGCAAGGTCGTCGTCGACAGCGCGGATGACATCGAGGTGGCCTTGATTGTGATTCCGCTCACCCTCGTCGCTCAGCTCGCGCTCGCCGTCTCCTATCTGCGAGCCCAGGCTCGCGCCACGGGTGCCTCGGAGGAGTCCTGA
- a CDS encoding M14 metallopeptidase family protein codes for MRHVGRRRYSRLVAPACLLFAWGLAGTVHAHSTMSTTPAISIPSPQALAARWDQVHLRSLPPAPLVRHPDVEQHLNALKARAPDFFTLKVAGHSVEGRALYHVTLGSGPRRILLWSQMHGDEPTATTALLDLFEYLSTNREEPWVARLLSQLTLHAVPMLNPDGAERFQRRNAQGIDINRDALALQTPEARTLKSLRDALEPAVGFNLHNQGWRHGVGDTGRPASISVLAPAFDQARGDNPGRILAKKVCGVIRDAVETLAPGQVGRYDDTFEARAFGDNMTRWGTPTVLIETGAWTSLPPDEPLVRLNFVALATALDSLASGHAEQADLARYDSIPENDSSGIVHVLLKGIGMFGADGKPFTGDVGIGVSRAVRSKGRKLTLAHVGRIEELGDLRVLGAIETVQGAGLFVVPAAGKGTKPGDTYRLTQPARQALSLGQRADLMLLRPLETAGTFRIERVIRFDP; via the coding sequence ATGCGCCACGTCGGACGCCGCCGCTACAGTCGACTCGTTGCCCCGGCTTGTCTCCTCTTCGCGTGGGGCCTCGCCGGCACGGTCCACGCCCACTCCACCATGTCCACCACACCCGCCATCTCCATCCCCTCTCCCCAGGCGCTCGCGGCGCGGTGGGACCAGGTCCATCTGCGGTCGCTCCCACCCGCGCCGCTCGTCCGGCACCCGGACGTGGAGCAGCACCTGAATGCGCTGAAGGCTCGCGCGCCGGACTTCTTCACGCTGAAGGTCGCGGGCCACTCGGTGGAAGGGCGCGCGCTCTACCACGTCACCCTGGGCTCGGGGCCGCGCCGCATCCTGCTCTGGTCCCAGATGCACGGCGACGAGCCCACCGCGACCACCGCGCTGCTGGACCTCTTCGAGTACCTCTCGACGAACCGCGAGGAGCCCTGGGTCGCACGGCTGCTCTCCCAACTCACGCTGCACGCCGTGCCCATGCTCAACCCCGATGGCGCCGAGCGCTTCCAGCGCCGCAATGCCCAAGGCATCGATATCAACCGGGATGCACTTGCACTCCAGACACCGGAGGCCCGGACGCTCAAGTCGTTGAGGGATGCCCTGGAGCCCGCCGTCGGCTTCAACCTGCACAACCAGGGCTGGCGTCATGGCGTGGGAGACACCGGGCGGCCCGCGTCCATCTCCGTGCTCGCCCCCGCGTTCGACCAGGCGCGCGGTGACAACCCCGGACGCATCCTGGCGAAGAAGGTCTGCGGAGTGATTCGGGACGCGGTGGAGACACTCGCGCCCGGCCAGGTGGGCCGCTACGACGACACCTTCGAGGCGCGCGCCTTCGGCGACAACATGACACGCTGGGGAACCCCCACGGTCCTCATCGAGACGGGGGCGTGGACATCGTTGCCTCCGGACGAGCCCCTGGTGCGTCTCAACTTCGTCGCGCTCGCCACCGCGCTGGATTCCCTCGCCAGCGGCCACGCGGAGCAGGCGGACCTGGCGCGCTACGACTCCATCCCGGAGAACGACAGTTCGGGCATCGTCCACGTGTTGCTCAAGGGCATCGGCATGTTCGGCGCGGACGGCAAGCCCTTCACGGGCGACGTGGGCATCGGCGTCAGCCGCGCGGTGCGCTCCAAGGGAAGGAAGCTCACCCTGGCGCACGTGGGCCGGATTGAGGAACTCGGAGACCTGCGAGTCCTCGGGGCCATCGAGACCGTGCAGGGCGCGGGGTTGTTCGTCGTGCCGGCGGCGGGGAAGGGGACGAAGCCGGGGGACACCTACCGGCTCACGCAGCCCGCGCGGCAGGCTTTGTCACTGGGACAGCGCGCGGACCTGATGCTGCTGCGCCCCCTGGAGACCGCGGGCACCTTCCGCATCGAGCGCGTCATCCGCTTCGACCCTTGA
- a CDS encoding alpha/beta fold hydrolase, whose product MKGSPLAKSPSAGPEESSLLAQLAPSVKAAVHWLPGGGVVRVLEGGRGPTVLLLHGRGGAASTWFAYLTTLARTHRVLAVDLPGFGMSSPGDGAVRSAEEGVRFFTEPVEALLAQHAPGPVSAVGHSLGGLVGLELALRARVPVERLVLLDAMGLGPEMTRKARAFFRAGPERLARSLGPWAWARMMPPAPTPLGQRLGALEYELMSIPGGRDEAARAFDSLVPWMGPVFHRREALAQVTAPVLLFWGERDDVLPVSLAEEAQRRFANARLVRVDAAHSPHHERPERVLPELKSFLEAPLDAVKP is encoded by the coding sequence GTGAAGGGCTCTCCCCTGGCGAAATCCCCCTCGGCGGGGCCCGAGGAGTCCTCGCTCCTGGCCCAGCTGGCGCCCTCGGTGAAAGCGGCGGTGCACTGGCTTCCGGGCGGGGGGGTGGTCCGGGTGCTCGAGGGGGGCCGAGGGCCCACGGTGCTGCTGCTGCACGGGCGTGGCGGAGCGGCCTCGACGTGGTTCGCGTACCTGACGACCCTGGCGAGGACCCACCGGGTGCTGGCCGTGGACCTGCCCGGGTTCGGGATGTCCTCGCCCGGTGACGGGGCTGTCCGCTCGGCCGAGGAGGGGGTTCGCTTCTTCACGGAGCCGGTGGAGGCGCTGTTGGCCCAGCACGCCCCCGGACCGGTGTCGGCGGTGGGCCACTCGCTGGGCGGGCTGGTGGGGTTGGAGCTGGCCCTGAGGGCCCGCGTCCCGGTGGAGCGGCTGGTGCTGCTGGACGCCATGGGTCTGGGGCCGGAGATGACGCGCAAGGCCCGAGCCTTCTTCCGCGCGGGCCCCGAGCGGCTCGCGCGCTCGCTGGGCCCCTGGGCCTGGGCGCGGATGATGCCCCCTGCCCCGACGCCGCTGGGCCAGCGGCTCGGCGCCCTGGAGTACGAGCTGATGTCCATCCCGGGCGGACGCGACGAGGCGGCACGCGCCTTCGACTCGCTGGTGCCTTGGATGGGCCCCGTGTTTCATCGCCGGGAGGCACTGGCCCAGGTCACCGCGCCGGTGCTCCTGTTCTGGGGTGAGCGGGACGATGTCTTGCCCGTGTCACTCGCGGAGGAGGCCCAGCGGCGATTCGCGAACGCGAGGCTCGTGCGCGTCGACGCGGCGCACAGCCCGCACCACGAGCGGCCCGAGCGAGTGCTCCCCGAGCTGAAGTCCTTCCTGGAGGCGCCGCTCGACGCGGTGAAGCCTTGA
- a CDS encoding MoxR family ATPase has protein sequence MNTDIRALTERVQQESSFVEVLNQETGKVIVGQRYMLERILIGLLCNGHVLLEGVPGLAKTLTVRTVADALSATFMRIQFTPDLLPADVVGTMIYNQQAANFTVRKGPIFANIVLADEINRAPAKVQSALLEAMAERQVTIGDQTFGLPSPFLVLATQNPIEQEGTYPLPEAQVDRFMLKVKVGYPTREEEKVIMDRMAGGSPPRAQRVIAVEHLVRARELVHHIYMDEKVKEYILNVVFATREPGKYGLKDLADYIQFGASPRATISLAQAARAHAFLRHRGFVTPEDVKAVAFDVLRHRIAMTYEAEAEDLTPEKIIQRVFDRVEVP, from the coding sequence ATGAACACGGACATCCGCGCGCTCACCGAACGCGTGCAGCAGGAAAGCAGCTTCGTCGAGGTCCTCAACCAGGAAACCGGCAAGGTCATCGTCGGCCAGCGCTACATGCTGGAGCGCATCCTCATCGGCCTGTTGTGCAACGGCCACGTGCTCCTGGAGGGTGTGCCTGGCCTCGCCAAGACGCTCACCGTGCGCACGGTGGCGGATGCCCTCAGCGCCACCTTCATGCGCATCCAGTTCACCCCGGACCTGCTGCCCGCCGACGTGGTGGGCACGATGATCTACAACCAGCAGGCCGCCAACTTCACCGTTCGCAAGGGCCCCATCTTCGCGAACATCGTCCTCGCGGACGAAATCAACCGCGCGCCCGCCAAGGTGCAGTCCGCGCTGCTGGAGGCCATGGCCGAGCGCCAGGTCACCATCGGCGACCAGACCTTCGGGCTGCCCTCGCCGTTCCTCGTGCTGGCCACCCAGAACCCCATCGAGCAGGAAGGCACCTACCCGCTGCCCGAGGCGCAGGTGGACCGCTTCATGCTCAAGGTGAAGGTGGGCTACCCCACGCGCGAGGAGGAGAAGGTCATCATGGACCGGATGGCCGGCGGCTCGCCTCCGCGCGCCCAGCGGGTCATCGCGGTGGAGCACCTGGTGCGTGCCCGCGAGCTCGTCCACCACATCTACATGGACGAGAAGGTGAAGGAGTACATCCTCAACGTGGTGTTCGCCACGCGCGAGCCCGGCAAGTACGGCCTCAAGGATCTGGCGGACTACATCCAGTTCGGCGCCTCGCCGCGCGCCACCATCTCCCTGGCGCAGGCCGCGCGGGCGCACGCCTTCCTGCGGCACCGGGGCTTCGTCACGCCCGAGGACGTCAAGGCCGTGGCCTTCGACGTGCTCCGCCACCGCATCGCCATGACGTACGAGGCGGAGGCCGAGGACCTCACCCCGGAGAAAATCATCCAGCGCGTGTTCGACCGCGTCGAAGTGCCCTGA
- a CDS encoding DUF58 domain-containing protein, translating to MLPKDLIRRIRKLEIRTRKVVSDMLAGQYHSVFKGRGMAFSEVRQYQPGDEIRIIDWNVTARMNEAYVKVFTEERELTVMLLVDVSASKEFGSRERTKAEIAAEVAAQIAFSAIANNDRVGLILFSDRVEKVVPPRKGRTHVLRLVSDILTFQPVGKGTDLSAGLTYLTQVSKRKAVTFLVSDFQAQGFEKPLRLVGRKHDLVPVVVEDPLEEAFPRLGLVEMEDPETGDRFVVDTSDPGVRGRFARAMQAARDERRKLFKKLELDHVELRAGDDHGKALAQFFRARARRMAA from the coding sequence GTGCTGCCCAAGGACCTCATCCGCCGCATCCGCAAGCTGGAGATTCGCACCCGCAAGGTGGTCTCCGACATGCTCGCGGGCCAGTACCACTCGGTCTTCAAGGGCCGGGGCATGGCGTTCTCCGAAGTGCGGCAGTACCAGCCCGGCGATGAGATTCGCATCATCGACTGGAACGTCACCGCGAGGATGAACGAGGCCTACGTCAAGGTCTTCACCGAGGAGCGTGAGCTCACGGTGATGCTGCTCGTGGACGTCTCGGCCTCGAAGGAGTTCGGCTCGCGCGAGCGCACCAAGGCGGAGATCGCCGCCGAGGTCGCCGCGCAGATTGCCTTCAGCGCCATCGCGAACAACGACCGCGTGGGGCTCATCCTGTTCTCGGACCGGGTGGAGAAGGTGGTGCCGCCGCGCAAGGGCCGCACGCACGTGCTGCGGTTGGTGAGCGACATCCTGACCTTCCAGCCGGTGGGCAAGGGCACGGACCTGTCGGCGGGCCTGACTTACCTGACGCAGGTGTCGAAGCGGAAGGCCGTCACGTTCCTCGTCTCCGACTTCCAGGCGCAGGGCTTCGAGAAGCCGCTGCGCCTGGTGGGGCGCAAGCACGACCTGGTCCCCGTCGTGGTGGAGGACCCGCTCGAGGAGGCCTTCCCGCGCCTGGGCCTGGTGGAGATGGAGGACCCGGAAACGGGAGACCGCTTCGTCGTGGACACCAGCGACCCGGGCGTGCGCGGACGTTTCGCGCGCGCCATGCAGGCCGCGCGTGATGAGCGGCGCAAGCTCTTCAAGAAGCTGGAGTTGGACCACGTGGAGTTGCGTGCGGGAGATGACCACGGCAAGGCGCTCGCGCAGTTCTTCCGCGCGCGGGCCCGGAGGATGGCGGCATGA
- a CDS encoding VWA domain-containing protein: MPPLPAFNNPEALWGLLLVPLLFVQAWRERRARAPLRFSAANVFARSGKGLRTYMLPLLPLLRAAAVTAAVLAIARPQVRDSRVRDLSVEGIDIVVALDLSTSMEAGDFRPQNRMHVAKDVLSEFIANRVNDRIGLVVFAGAAYTQAPLTLDYGVLKEVVKQLRTRVLEDGTAIGDALATSLNRLRDSEAKSRVVVLITDGDNNAGKISPMDAANMAQALHVPVYTILVGKGGKVPFPQGTDLFGNTVWRETEIPINPELMQDIADRTGGEYYRATDPEGLRRGLQKVLDSLERSRLMEGGASATYREEFHPFLLAAFGLAALELLLRATFLRVFP, translated from the coding sequence ATGCCGCCGCTCCCCGCGTTCAATAACCCCGAGGCGCTCTGGGGACTGCTGCTCGTGCCGCTCCTGTTCGTGCAGGCCTGGCGGGAGCGCCGTGCCCGCGCGCCCCTGCGCTTCTCCGCGGCGAACGTGTTCGCCCGAAGTGGCAAGGGCCTGCGCACGTACATGCTGCCCCTGTTGCCGCTGCTGCGCGCGGCGGCGGTGACGGCGGCGGTGCTGGCCATCGCCCGGCCCCAGGTGCGCGACTCGCGCGTGAGGGACTTGTCGGTGGAGGGCATCGACATCGTGGTGGCGTTGGACCTGTCCACGTCGATGGAGGCCGGAGACTTCCGGCCGCAGAACCGCATGCACGTGGCCAAGGACGTGCTGAGCGAGTTCATCGCCAACCGCGTGAATGACCGCATCGGCCTGGTGGTCTTCGCGGGCGCGGCCTACACGCAGGCGCCGCTGACGCTGGACTACGGCGTGTTGAAGGAAGTCGTCAAACAGCTGCGCACGCGGGTGCTGGAGGACGGCACCGCGATTGGAGACGCGCTCGCCACGTCGCTCAACCGCCTGCGTGATTCGGAGGCGAAGAGCCGCGTGGTGGTGTTGATTACGGACGGCGACAACAACGCGGGGAAGATTTCACCCATGGACGCCGCGAACATGGCGCAGGCGCTCCACGTGCCCGTCTACACCATCCTGGTGGGCAAGGGCGGCAAGGTGCCCTTCCCGCAGGGCACGGACCTGTTCGGCAACACCGTGTGGCGCGAGACGGAGATTCCCATCAACCCGGAGCTGATGCAGGACATCGCGGACCGCACGGGAGGGGAGTACTACCGCGCGACGGACCCGGAGGGCTTGCGGCGAGGACTGCAGAAGGTGCTCGACTCGCTGGAGCGCTCGCGGTTGATGGAAGGGGGCGCCTCCGCGACATACCGCGAGGAGTTCCATCCGTTCCTGCTGGCCGCGTTCGGCCTGGCCGCGTTGGAGCTGCTCCTGCGCGCCACTTTCCTGAGGGTCTTCCCGTGA
- a CDS encoding VWA domain-containing protein produces MMQVDPWRFTVLGYQAGLAQPVFLAMVAVGLLLGLLALTLSLRRRSRVRAVLHERHAERFTPGISVWRPATQGGLYGLGLALFGFALAQPQCGTKSELTKRRGIDVVVALDASKSMLARDVQPSRLERAKLELTTLLDELKGDRVGLVVFAGDAFIQSPLTSDYAAVKLFLRAVDPEVMPQGGTNVGAALRLSKQVLENADRGSKERVVVLLSDGEDLFGEVGEATDALKEAGVQVLTVGVGSESGEPIPVYDRRGEFVDYKKDDAGETVITRLDRAGLMAIAEGTGGAFYFQPRGVAMSQVVERIDQMQKSELESRVTVRYDERFQSYAVPGLVLLVLGMMLVPSSRRRPSS; encoded by the coding sequence GTGATGCAGGTGGACCCCTGGCGCTTCACGGTGCTTGGTTACCAGGCGGGGCTGGCCCAGCCGGTGTTCCTGGCCATGGTGGCGGTGGGCCTGCTCCTGGGGCTGCTCGCGCTCACGCTGTCCTTGCGGCGACGCTCGCGGGTGCGCGCGGTGCTTCATGAGCGGCACGCCGAGCGCTTCACCCCGGGCATCTCAGTATGGCGCCCGGCGACGCAGGGCGGCCTGTATGGATTGGGGCTGGCGCTGTTCGGCTTCGCGCTGGCGCAGCCTCAGTGTGGCACCAAGAGCGAGCTGACGAAGCGGCGCGGCATCGACGTGGTGGTGGCGCTGGATGCGTCCAAGTCCATGCTCGCGCGCGATGTGCAGCCCAGCCGCCTGGAGCGGGCCAAGCTGGAGCTGACCACGCTCCTGGACGAGTTGAAGGGCGACCGCGTGGGGCTGGTGGTCTTCGCGGGCGATGCGTTCATCCAGTCGCCGCTGACGTCGGACTACGCGGCGGTGAAGTTGTTCCTTCGCGCGGTGGACCCGGAGGTGATGCCTCAGGGAGGCACCAACGTGGGCGCGGCGCTGCGGCTGTCCAAGCAGGTGCTGGAGAACGCGGACCGGGGCTCGAAGGAGCGCGTGGTGGTGTTGTTGTCGGACGGCGAGGACCTCTTCGGCGAGGTGGGCGAGGCCACCGACGCGCTGAAGGAGGCGGGTGTGCAGGTGCTCACGGTGGGCGTGGGCTCCGAGTCCGGCGAGCCCATCCCCGTGTATGACCGGCGCGGCGAGTTCGTGGACTACAAGAAGGACGATGCGGGCGAGACGGTGATTACCCGGTTGGACCGCGCGGGGCTGATGGCCATCGCGGAGGGCACGGGGGGGGCCTTCTACTTCCAGCCGCGCGGGGTGGCGATGAGCCAGGTGGTGGAGCGCATCGACCAGATGCAGAAGAGTGAGCTGGAGAGCCGGGTGACGGTCCGCTACGACGAGCGCTTCCAGTCCTACGCCGTGCCCGGGCTGGTGTTGCTCGTGCTGGGGATGATGCTGGTGCCGTCCTCGCGCCGGAGGCCCTCGTCATGA